A genomic stretch from Chitinophaga agri includes:
- a CDS encoding phosphatase PAP2 family protein, whose translation MFKKVFSFLLPAIVLYTQHSTAQDQSSLILPTDSVDVYIQPPSKHLDGRLLAIPVTFIAYGAASLKLGDLKKVNSHINQEIFLESRHKPLHFDNYLQYGPAAMVYGLNLVGIKGKHNFIDRTMIYGISNAILGATVMTTKKFTREWRPDGSNQMSFPSGHTATAFAAAEFMRREYQDVSVWYGVAGYAMAATTGYMRMYNNRHWFGDVVAGAGVGILSTDLAYFLYPKMKSIFTGKKDNGETLVTPTYQNGAVGLCLVHSFR comes from the coding sequence ATGTTCAAAAAAGTCTTCAGCTTTTTGCTGCCCGCTATTGTCCTATACACACAACATTCCACTGCACAGGACCAGTCATCCCTCATCTTACCGACAGATTCCGTAGACGTCTATATACAGCCACCTTCCAAACATTTAGACGGCCGTTTATTGGCCATTCCGGTGACCTTTATCGCCTATGGTGCCGCTTCGCTGAAGCTGGGAGATCTCAAGAAGGTCAATAGCCATATAAACCAGGAGATCTTCCTGGAAAGCCGGCATAAGCCACTGCATTTTGACAACTATTTACAATATGGACCCGCGGCAATGGTGTATGGTCTGAACCTCGTGGGTATAAAGGGAAAGCATAACTTCATCGACCGGACGATGATCTATGGTATTTCCAATGCTATCCTGGGTGCGACGGTTATGACAACAAAGAAGTTCACGCGTGAGTGGAGACCGGATGGTTCCAATCAGATGTCCTTTCCTTCCGGACATACAGCTACAGCATTTGCGGCCGCAGAGTTCATGAGAAGAGAATACCAGGATGTATCTGTATGGTATGGTGTGGCAGGTTATGCGATGGCTGCTACCACGGGATACATGCGTATGTATAATAACAGGCACTGGTTCGGTGATGTAGTGGCAGGCGCCGGTGTGGGCATTCTGTCTACCGACCTGGCTTACTTCCTTTATCCGAAGATGAAAAGCATCTTCACCGGTAAAAAAGACAACGGTGAAACCCTCGTGACACCTACTTACCAGAACGGTGCCGTGGGATTGTGCCTGGTGCATTCATTCAGATAA